In the genome of Segatella copri, one region contains:
- a CDS encoding acyltransferase family protein — protein sequence MNQSILSRNACNALRGLAIIGIFLHNYCHWLGPIVKENEYQFFLRNADWLTQVLANPDINLPIHLLSFFGHYGVPVFLFLSAYGLVMKYEAKPHITAEQQAQMYSISGKNQSWRINWREPLRFIRYHYLKLFKMMIVGYVAFTLIDYITPGSRHYEVLGIVSMLGMFNNVLPNPDDIIWPGPYWFFGLMLQLYIVYRLFLYRRHWGWTVGLMLICIGIQLILGFDNPESEAMNRYRYNFMGGMLPFGLGILYARYGEKILMTFHSPITNFFGCIFCISLIYSLSLNMIGWTFVPFFICLLCVLVAEMLQDISWLSGIYKVLEWMGSISAALFVSHPITRKIFIPISRHGDIYAGLLLYIIASICIAWLFTQLMKKIPNPKY from the coding sequence ATGAATCAATCGATACTTTCAAGAAATGCATGCAATGCATTGAGAGGACTTGCCATCATCGGCATCTTCCTGCACAACTACTGTCATTGGCTCGGCCCTATCGTCAAGGAGAACGAGTATCAGTTCTTCCTGCGCAACGCTGACTGGCTGACACAGGTGCTGGCGAATCCCGACATCAACCTGCCAATCCACCTGCTGTCGTTCTTCGGCCATTACGGTGTGCCCGTGTTCCTCTTTCTGAGTGCCTACGGACTGGTGATGAAGTATGAGGCAAAACCGCATATCACAGCAGAACAGCAAGCCCAGATGTATAGCATCTCGGGCAAGAACCAATCGTGGAGAATCAATTGGCGTGAACCTCTGCGCTTTATACGCTATCATTATCTGAAGCTCTTCAAGATGATGATTGTGGGATACGTGGCATTCACTCTGATAGATTACATCACCCCGGGTTCTCGCCACTACGAGGTATTGGGCATCGTTTCAATGTTGGGCATGTTTAATAATGTGCTGCCTAATCCTGACGACATCATCTGGCCGGGTCCTTACTGGTTCTTCGGTCTGATGCTGCAGTTATACATCGTATACCGCTTGTTTCTCTATCGCCGTCATTGGGGATGGACGGTGGGACTGATGCTTATCTGCATCGGCATCCAGCTCATCCTGGGCTTCGATAATCCAGAAAGCGAGGCGATGAACCGCTACCGCTACAACTTCATGGGCGGCATGCTGCCATTCGGACTGGGCATCCTCTATGCCCGCTATGGCGAGAAGATACTCATGACCTTTCATTCGCCTATCACCAATTTCTTCGGCTGCATCTTCTGCATCTCGCTGATTTACAGTTTGAGTCTTAACATGATAGGATGGACCTTTGTTCCGTTCTTCATCTGTCTGCTCTGCGTACTCGTGGCAGAGATGCTGCAAGACATCAGTTGGCTGTCAGGTATTTATAAGGTATTGGAGTGGATGGGCAGCATATCAGCCGCCCTCTTCGTGAGTCATCCGATTACCCGCAAAATCTTCATTCCTATCAGTCGTCATGGCGACATCTATGCCGGATTGCTGCTCTACATCATTGCCAGCATCTGCATAGCGTGGCTCTTTACCCAACTGATGAAGAAAATTCCGAATCCGAAGTACTAA
- a CDS encoding phosphoethanolamine transferase: MGWKEIIKKCLSLVSAPIRRNANFFVFMYLLGMISSIVTTPAKGSLYGNLFLELFTDLYILCAILAIFPRKVRLGLRGVLYLILYSVAAADTYCFVNFGATLNPSMLMLVGETNSSEASSFLSALISTEVIFSSVGWILLLALIQILIALFRKQLIKVYVFLITVLELASLKKRLMAIPRMTAAMPATFGILCLALLITGVCTSWHNKAAYHKLMNGSTIGEVEHILTEKNHAVLYLPIYRLHFSIYANQLAAHQITQLIHAAHEVKVDSCSYRSPNIVLIIGESFGRHHSQQYGYFMNTTPLQVALEKSRKLTKFTDVVTCWNLTSFVFKNMLSTHVVGEKGEWCDYPLFPEVFRKAGYNVTFITNEFLPQAKEAVYDFSGGFFLNNPELSKLQFDHRNTQLHDLDDGLLKDYDDSLKNFQKEHNLTIFHLMGQHVNYKQRYRMNQGRFWASSYEDKRPELTNAQRKMLSHYDNATLYNDSIVAQIVKRFQKQDAIVIYVPDHGEECYEENRGFICRNHSANIDWPLAHYEFEIPFWIYCSPKYIKAHRKIYKQIRAAKDKRFMTDALPHLLLYLAGIETPTYKEEYNILSPKYNEMRPRILKNSVDYDKLRDEYYKKQEKKGAKK, encoded by the coding sequence ATGGGTTGGAAAGAAATTATCAAGAAGTGCCTGAGCTTAGTTTCGGCTCCTATTCGCAGGAATGCGAACTTCTTTGTGTTCATGTACTTATTAGGCATGATCAGTTCTATCGTGACCACACCAGCCAAGGGGTCTTTGTATGGTAATCTGTTCCTGGAACTCTTTACCGACCTCTACATCTTGTGTGCCATCCTCGCCATCTTCCCTAGGAAGGTGCGTTTGGGCTTGCGTGGCGTGCTATACCTTATATTATATAGCGTCGCTGCCGCCGACACCTATTGCTTCGTGAATTTCGGTGCCACGCTCAATCCTTCTATGCTGATGCTGGTGGGCGAGACCAACAGTTCGGAGGCTAGCAGTTTCCTCTCGGCGCTCATCTCTACGGAAGTCATCTTCAGTAGTGTGGGCTGGATTTTACTCCTGGCACTCATCCAGATACTCATCGCCCTCTTCCGCAAACAGCTCATCAAGGTTTACGTCTTCCTCATCACCGTACTCGAATTGGCTTCGCTCAAAAAACGGTTGATGGCCATTCCCCGTATGACGGCTGCCATGCCAGCCACCTTCGGTATCCTCTGTCTGGCGCTCCTGATTACAGGCGTCTGTACTTCCTGGCACAACAAGGCGGCTTATCACAAGCTCATGAATGGAAGCACCATCGGTGAAGTGGAGCATATCCTGACGGAGAAAAACCATGCCGTGCTCTATCTGCCAATCTACCGACTCCACTTCAGTATCTACGCCAACCAACTGGCGGCACATCAGATTACCCAACTCATCCATGCTGCCCATGAGGTGAAGGTAGATAGCTGCAGCTATCGCTCGCCTAACATCGTATTGATTATCGGTGAGAGCTTCGGTCGCCATCATTCCCAGCAGTATGGCTATTTCATGAATACCACCCCTCTGCAGGTGGCATTGGAGAAAAGCCGCAAACTGACCAAGTTTACCGATGTGGTAACCTGCTGGAACCTGACCAGTTTTGTATTCAAGAACATGCTTTCTACCCATGTTGTGGGCGAGAAGGGTGAATGGTGCGACTATCCGCTCTTCCCGGAGGTGTTCCGCAAGGCAGGCTATAACGTTACCTTCATCACCAACGAGTTTCTTCCACAAGCCAAGGAGGCGGTTTATGATTTCAGCGGCGGCTTCTTCCTGAACAACCCGGAACTGAGCAAACTGCAGTTTGACCATCGCAACACCCAACTCCACGATCTGGACGATGGACTTCTGAAGGATTACGACGACAGTTTGAAGAACTTCCAGAAGGAGCACAACCTCACCATCTTCCATCTGATGGGACAGCACGTGAACTACAAACAGCGCTATCGCATGAATCAGGGCAGATTCTGGGCAAGCAGTTATGAGGATAAGCGCCCTGAGCTGACCAATGCGCAGCGCAAGATGCTGAGTCATTACGACAACGCCACCCTCTACAACGACTCCATCGTGGCACAAATCGTGAAGCGATTCCAGAAACAGGATGCCATCGTCATCTACGTGCCAGACCATGGCGAGGAATGCTATGAGGAGAACCGCGGCTTCATCTGCCGCAACCACTCTGCCAATATCGACTGGCCTCTGGCACACTATGAGTTTGAGATTCCATTCTGGATTTATTGCTCACCGAAGTACATCAAGGCTCACCGCAAGATTTACAAGCAGATACGTGCCGCCAAGGACAAACGATTCATGACCGATGCCCTGCCTCACCTATTATTATATCTGGCAGGCATCGAAACTCCAACCTACAAGGAAGAGTACAATATCCTGAGTCCGAAGTACAACGAAATGCGCCCACGCATTCTCAAGAACTCTGTAGATTACGACAAGCTTCGTGATGAATATTATAAGAAACAAGAAAAGAAAGGAGCAAAGAAATGA
- the nadD gene encoding nicotinate (nicotinamide) nucleotide adenylyltransferase, protein MKKVGIFGGSFNPIHTGHIALAKSLCEKAGLDEVWFMVSPMNPFKKTATDLLDDHLRLEMVEKALEKEPQLKACDYEFRLPKPSYTWHTLQAISKDYPETEFTLLIGGDNWAAFDKWYHHDDILAHYPIVVYPRQGSSIGEVPAGVTIVETPLLNISSTEIRQHIKEGKSIEGMVPPCIEKLAIKNYSPLSTSL, encoded by the coding sequence ATGAAAAAGGTAGGAATCTTTGGCGGAAGCTTCAATCCTATCCATACCGGCCACATCGCATTGGCTAAAAGCCTTTGCGAGAAGGCGGGGTTGGACGAGGTGTGGTTTATGGTCTCCCCCATGAACCCATTCAAGAAGACAGCCACCGACCTGCTCGATGACCACCTGCGCCTGGAAATGGTAGAGAAGGCTTTGGAGAAGGAGCCTCAGCTGAAGGCATGCGACTATGAGTTCCGCCTGCCCAAGCCTTCCTATACCTGGCACACGCTGCAGGCCATCAGCAAGGATTATCCGGAAACAGAGTTCACCCTGCTGATTGGCGGCGATAACTGGGCGGCATTCGACAAGTGGTATCACCATGACGACATCCTCGCCCACTACCCCATCGTGGTTTATCCTCGCCAAGGCTCCAGCATCGGTGAGGTTCCGGCAGGTGTAACCATCGTAGAGACTCCCCTGCTCAACATCAGCAGCACGGAGATAAGACAACACATCAAAGAAGGAAAGAGCATCGAAGGAATGGTTCCTCCATGCATCGAGAAGCTGGCTATCAAAAACTACAGCCCTCTCTCAACTTCCCTCTAA
- the gmk gene encoding guanylate kinase: MKNGLLIFSAPSGSGKSTIVNWLMKEHPELKLAFSISCTSRAPRGTEQNGVEYFFLSPEEFKAKIKADEFLEYEEVYQDRFYGTLKSQVENQLANGESVIFDVDVKGGVNIKKFYGERALSIFVQPPSVEELRRRLVGRNTDAPEVIEQRLAKASFELTFAPQFDHVVVNDDLEKAQQEVYQLVKDFLSE, translated from the coding sequence ATGAAGAACGGATTATTGATTTTCAGTGCCCCATCGGGCAGCGGCAAGAGTACCATCGTTAACTGGCTGATGAAGGAGCATCCTGAGTTGAAGCTGGCCTTCTCTATCAGTTGCACCTCTCGTGCTCCTCGCGGTACAGAACAGAATGGTGTGGAATATTTCTTCCTCTCGCCAGAGGAATTCAAGGCGAAGATTAAGGCCGACGAGTTCCTGGAGTATGAGGAAGTTTACCAGGACCGATTCTATGGTACCTTGAAGTCGCAGGTAGAGAACCAGCTAGCCAATGGCGAGTCGGTGATTTTCGACGTGGATGTAAAAGGTGGTGTCAACATCAAGAAATTCTATGGCGAACGTGCCTTGAGCATCTTCGTGCAGCCTCCTTCGGTAGAGGAGTTACGTCGCCGTCTGGTGGGTCGCAATACCGATGCGCCTGAAGTTATCGAGCAGCGCCTTGCCAAGGCTAGCTTCGAGCTGACCTTCGCTCCTCAGTTTGACCACGTGGTTGTAAACGACGACCTGGAGAAAGCCCAGCAGGAAGTTTACCAGCTAGTAAAGGACTTTTTGAGCGAATAA
- a CDS encoding YicC/YloC family endoribonuclease produces the protein MIQSMTGFGKATAAFKTKKINVEIKSLNSKNLDLSTRIAPLYREKEMEIRQYIAKSLERGKIDFSIWVEKDAATDATPINAELVQNYYQQIKKISAETGIPEPTDWYSTLLRLPDVTTKTDVEELTDEEWEVAKAAICEAVNHLIAFRQQEGAALQKKFTEKVDNIQALLASIEPYEKARVEKIKQNIVSGLQQIPNVEYDKNRLEQELIYYIEKLDISEEKQRLANHLKYFRETMNEEGHGVGKKLGFIAQEMGREINTTGSKSNQAEMQNIVVKMKDELEQIKEQVLNAL, from the coding sequence ATGATACAGTCAATGACAGGCTTCGGAAAAGCTACCGCGGCCTTTAAAACAAAGAAGATTAATGTAGAGATAAAGTCATTAAACAGCAAGAATCTGGACCTCTCTACACGTATTGCTCCTCTCTACAGAGAGAAGGAGATGGAGATTCGTCAGTATATCGCTAAGTCTCTGGAAAGAGGCAAGATAGACTTCTCTATCTGGGTTGAGAAAGATGCAGCTACAGACGCTACTCCTATCAACGCAGAACTTGTTCAGAATTATTATCAGCAAATCAAGAAGATTTCTGCTGAAACCGGTATTCCTGAGCCAACAGATTGGTACAGCACTTTGTTGCGTCTTCCTGATGTAACAACGAAGACTGACGTGGAAGAACTGACCGACGAGGAGTGGGAAGTGGCAAAAGCTGCAATTTGCGAGGCTGTGAACCATCTCATCGCCTTCCGCCAGCAGGAAGGAGCCGCTCTCCAGAAGAAATTCACCGAGAAAGTGGATAACATTCAGGCTCTGCTTGCAAGCATCGAACCTTACGAGAAGGCTCGTGTTGAAAAGATCAAGCAGAACATCGTGAGTGGCTTGCAGCAGATTCCGAATGTGGAGTACGACAAGAACCGCCTGGAGCAGGAGCTTATCTACTACATCGAGAAGCTCGACATCAGCGAGGAGAAGCAGCGCCTTGCCAACCACCTGAAATATTTCCGTGAGACCATGAACGAGGAAGGTCACGGCGTGGGCAAGAAACTCGGCTTCATCGCTCAGGAGATGGGACGCGAAATCAACACCACTGGTTCCAAGAGCAACCAGGCTGAAATGCAGAACATCGTGGTGAAGATGAAGGACGAATTGGAACAGATTAAGGAACAAGTGCTGAATGCACTTTAA
- the tsaB gene encoding tRNA (adenosine(37)-N6)-threonylcarbamoyltransferase complex dimerization subunit type 1 TsaB, with protein MSCILNIETSTDVCSVAISDSGQVIFNKEDHSGPNHAVKLGVYVDEALDFLDSHGLPLEAVAVSCGPGSYTGLRIGVSMAKGICYGRGVKLIAVPTLELMAVPVLLGEHPEEEDALIIPMLDARRMEVYAEVLDRALKVVRPIQADIVDADTYKEYLDKHPVYFFGNGAAKCMETINHPNAHLVEGIEPLAKNMAPLAEKRFVEGKFEDVAYFVPFYLKDFVAKMPKKLI; from the coding sequence ATGTCGTGTATATTGAATATTGAGACGAGTACGGACGTGTGCTCAGTGGCTATTAGTGATAGTGGACAGGTGATTTTTAACAAGGAAGATCACTCAGGTCCTAACCATGCTGTTAAGTTGGGTGTGTATGTAGATGAGGCTCTTGATTTCCTCGATTCTCATGGTCTTCCACTGGAGGCTGTGGCTGTAAGTTGTGGTCCTGGTTCCTATACCGGATTGCGTATCGGAGTGAGTATGGCGAAGGGCATCTGTTATGGACGAGGCGTGAAACTCATCGCCGTTCCTACCCTCGAACTGATGGCAGTGCCAGTATTGCTTGGCGAACATCCAGAGGAGGAAGACGCCCTCATCATACCAATGCTCGATGCCCGCCGCATGGAGGTTTATGCCGAAGTGCTCGACCGCGCCCTGAAGGTGGTTCGTCCTATCCAGGCGGATATCGTGGATGCTGATACCTACAAGGAGTATCTTGACAAGCACCCTGTATACTTCTTCGGAAACGGTGCAGCCAAGTGCATGGAGACTATCAACCATCCTAATGCCCACCTCGTGGAAGGCATAGAGCCATTGGCAAAGAACATGGCTCCGCTTGCCGAGAAGCGATTTGTGGAAGGAAAGTTTGAGGATGTGGCTTACTTCGTTCCTTTCTACTTGAAGGACTTTGTGGCCAAGATGCCTAAGAAGTTAATTTAG
- a CDS encoding DUF4290 domain-containing protein, with translation MNKEGLDYNTQREKLVMPEYGREIQQMVDYCVQLEDRNERQHCAEAIIAIMDRMFPENRGVENHEQKLWDHLAIMSGFQLDIDYPYDVQDAEKISKKPAPIDYPMQRIPVRHYGAMLFEIFDKLKTMEPGEERDELVRLTANQMHRNLVQWSHGSCDEQKVASDLARFTDGRIQLNLDTFEFEKVKDASARNAAANNKKKK, from the coding sequence ATGAATAAAGAAGGATTAGATTATAATACGCAGCGAGAGAAACTCGTTATGCCAGAGTATGGACGCGAGATTCAGCAGATGGTAGACTACTGTGTGCAGTTGGAAGACCGCAACGAGCGCCAGCATTGTGCTGAAGCCATCATCGCTATCATGGACCGTATGTTCCCTGAAAACAGGGGCGTGGAGAACCATGAGCAGAAGCTTTGGGACCATCTCGCCATCATGAGCGGTTTTCAGCTCGACATTGATTACCCTTATGATGTACAGGATGCCGAGAAGATATCCAAGAAGCCTGCACCGATAGATTATCCGATGCAGAGAATTCCTGTGCGCCATTATGGAGCCATGCTTTTCGAAATCTTCGATAAGTTGAAGACCATGGAACCTGGTGAGGAGCGTGATGAACTGGTGAGATTGACTGCCAACCAGATGCATCGCAATCTGGTTCAGTGGAGCCATGGTTCCTGCGACGAGCAGAAGGTGGCTTCCGACTTGGCCCGATTCACCGATGGCAGGATTCAGTTGAATCTCGACACCTTTGAGTTTGAGAAAGTGAAGGATGCCTCAGCCCGTAATGCTGCAGCCAATAACAAGAAGAAAAAGTAA
- the murA gene encoding UDP-N-acetylglucosamine 1-carboxyvinyltransferase codes for MESFIIEGGHPLKGTITPQGAKNEALEVICTTILTDEPVRITNVPDILDVNNLIKLLKEIGVKVTQNSRHDYTFQSDELNLEYLDSLEFVKKCSSLRGSVLMFGPLLGRCGKATIAKPGGDKIGRRRLDTHFLGFKYLGASFVHDEERNVYRIQAKKLKGCYMLLDEASVTGTANIIMASVLAEGTTTIYNAACEPYIQQLCHLLNSMGAQISGIASNLLTIVGVKKLHGAEHRILPDMIEVGSFIGMAAMCGEGIRIKDVSVKNLGIIPDAFRRLGVKVKVEGDDLVIPEQKHYVVDSFIDGTIMTLADAPWPGLTPDLLSVLLVVATQARGSVLFHQKMFESRLFFVDKLIDMGAQIILCDPHRAVVVGHDHKIKLRAGRMTSPDIRAGIALLIAAMSANGTSRIANIAQIDRGYEDIEQRLDALGAKITRVCD; via the coding sequence ATGGAGTCTTTCATCATAGAGGGCGGTCATCCGCTCAAGGGTACCATCACGCCACAGGGAGCCAAGAACGAGGCACTGGAAGTGATCTGTACCACCATCCTTACCGATGAGCCAGTGCGCATCACCAATGTGCCTGACATCCTGGACGTGAACAACCTCATCAAGTTGCTCAAGGAAATTGGTGTCAAGGTTACCCAAAACAGTCGTCATGACTATACATTCCAAAGTGATGAGCTGAACTTGGAATATCTCGACAGTCTGGAGTTCGTCAAGAAGTGTTCTTCGCTTCGTGGCAGTGTGCTCATGTTTGGACCTTTGCTTGGCAGATGTGGCAAGGCTACCATCGCCAAGCCGGGTGGCGACAAGATTGGTCGTCGCCGTCTTGATACCCATTTCCTGGGATTCAAGTATTTGGGTGCCAGCTTTGTGCATGATGAGGAGCGCAATGTGTATCGGATTCAGGCCAAGAAGCTGAAGGGCTGCTATATGCTGCTCGATGAGGCTTCGGTTACGGGTACTGCCAATATCATCATGGCATCGGTGCTGGCAGAAGGTACCACTACCATCTACAATGCGGCATGTGAGCCATACATCCAGCAGCTCTGCCATCTGCTCAACTCGATGGGTGCCCAGATTAGCGGTATTGCCAGCAACCTGCTCACCATCGTGGGTGTGAAGAAATTGCATGGTGCCGAGCATCGCATCCTGCCTGATATGATTGAGGTGGGTTCCTTCATCGGTATGGCTGCCATGTGTGGCGAGGGCATCCGCATCAAGGATGTGTCGGTCAAGAACCTGGGTATCATTCCTGATGCTTTCCGCCGTCTGGGCGTGAAGGTGAAGGTAGAGGGTGATGACCTCGTCATCCCTGAGCAGAAGCACTATGTGGTAGATTCCTTTATCGACGGAACCATCATGACGCTGGCAGATGCACCTTGGCCAGGACTTACGCCAGATCTTCTGTCTGTACTCCTGGTGGTGGCAACGCAGGCTCGTGGCAGCGTACTTTTCCATCAGAAGATGTTCGAGAGCCGCCTCTTCTTCGTAGATAAGCTCATCGACATGGGAGCCCAGATTATTCTCTGCGACCCTCACCGTGCCGTAGTGGTAGGTCACGACCATAAGATTAAGTTGCGTGCTGGCAGAATGACCAGTCCTGATATCCGTGCGGGTATTGCCTTGCTGATTGCTGCGATGAGTGCCAATGGTACGAGCCGTATCGCCAACATCGCCCAAATCGACCGTGGTTACGAGGACATCGAACAGCGCCTCGATGCTTTGGGTGCCAAGATTACTCGTGTTTGCGATTAA
- the rimM gene encoding ribosome maturation factor RimM (Essential for efficient processing of 16S rRNA) has translation MIRRDEVYKIGKLGKPHGVKGEITFAITDDVFDRVDAEYLVLDIDGILVPFYLEEYRFKNDENVLVKFEDIDTQEQARNYTGCEVFFPRHLSDSDGENMTWAEIIGFNLVDSVSGKLVGTLDRVDDSTLNLLFEVTTPEGDDILIPASNDLIEEVSAEKKEIRMAIPEGLLDL, from the coding sequence ATGATAAGACGAGACGAAGTATATAAGATAGGTAAGTTGGGCAAGCCTCATGGTGTGAAGGGCGAGATTACTTTCGCCATCACCGATGATGTTTTCGACAGAGTAGATGCTGAGTATCTGGTGCTCGACATCGATGGCATCCTCGTACCTTTCTATTTGGAGGAGTATCGCTTCAAGAACGATGAGAATGTGCTCGTGAAGTTTGAGGACATCGACACCCAGGAGCAGGCACGCAACTATACGGGTTGCGAGGTCTTTTTCCCTCGTCATCTTTCGGATAGCGACGGAGAGAACATGACTTGGGCAGAAATCATCGGTTTCAACCTGGTGGATTCCGTAAGTGGAAAGCTGGTTGGAACACTCGACCGTGTAGATGATTCTACCCTCAATCTCCTCTTCGAGGTGACAACCCCGGAAGGCGATGACATCCTCATTCCTGCCAGCAACGACCTCATCGAGGAAGTGAGTGCAGAAAAGAAGGAAATCAGAATGGCAATCCCCGAAGGATTGCTTGACTTATAA
- a CDS encoding 1-deoxy-D-xylulose-5-phosphate reductoisomerase encodes MKKQQICILGSTGSIGTQALDVIEQHSDLYEVYCLTANNRVQELAEQARKFHPAAVVIANEARYEELKDMLSDEPDIKVYAGAQALCDIVQAEPIDMVLASMVGFSGLEPTIHAIKARKKICLANKETLVVAGELICNLAQEFHVPILPVDSEHSAIFQSLVGEGDNEVEKLLLTCSGGPFRNFTHEQLEKVTAADALKHPTWDMGAKITIDSASLMNKGFEVTEAKWLFGVPAEKIEVLIHPQSIVHSAVQFADGAVKAQLGVPDMRLPIQYAFSFPQRLHLNGDRLDLFKAQDLQFFEPDYKKFKCLQLAFDAIKKGGNMSCIVNAANEIVNAGFRKGECGFLQMADIIEETMAKATFDSNPDLDVYLQTDAEARRIATELMHK; translated from the coding sequence ATGAAGAAACAACAAATATGTATTCTCGGTTCTACGGGAAGTATCGGTACACAGGCGCTGGATGTCATCGAGCAGCATAGTGACCTTTACGAGGTGTATTGCCTCACCGCCAACAACCGAGTGCAGGAACTTGCCGAGCAGGCTCGCAAGTTCCACCCGGCTGCTGTGGTCATAGCCAATGAGGCTCGCTACGAGGAGCTGAAGGATATGCTTAGTGACGAACCTGATATCAAGGTTTATGCTGGTGCACAGGCTCTCTGCGATATTGTGCAGGCTGAACCTATCGATATGGTGCTTGCCTCCATGGTGGGCTTCTCGGGTTTGGAGCCAACCATCCATGCCATCAAGGCCCGCAAGAAAATTTGTCTTGCCAACAAGGAGACCCTCGTGGTGGCGGGTGAGTTGATCTGCAATCTTGCCCAGGAGTTTCATGTACCTATCCTTCCTGTGGATAGTGAGCACAGTGCCATTTTCCAGAGTCTGGTAGGCGAGGGCGACAACGAGGTGGAGAAACTTCTCCTCACCTGCTCGGGCGGTCCTTTCCGCAACTTTACCCACGAGCAGCTGGAGAAGGTAACTGCTGCCGATGCCCTCAAGCATCCAACCTGGGATATGGGTGCCAAGATTACCATCGACTCTGCTTCTCTGATGAACAAGGGTTTTGAGGTAACAGAAGCAAAGTGGCTCTTTGGCGTTCCTGCTGAGAAGATAGAGGTGCTGATTCATCCGCAGAGCATCGTGCATAGTGCCGTGCAGTTTGCCGATGGAGCGGTAAAGGCTCAGTTGGGCGTGCCGGATATGCGCCTGCCTATCCAGTATGCCTTCTCTTTTCCACAGCGTCTGCATCTCAATGGCGACCGTCTCGACCTCTTCAAGGCTCAGGACTTGCAGTTCTTCGAGCCAGACTACAAGAAGTTCAAGTGTCTCCAGCTTGCCTTCGATGCCATTAAGAAAGGTGGTAACATGTCGTGCATCGTGAATGCAGCCAACGAGATTGTGAATGCCGGTTTCCGCAAGGGCGAATGTGGTTTCCTCCAGATGGCGGATATCATCGAAGAAACGATGGCAAAGGCCACCTTCGACAGCAACCCTGATCTCGATGTTTATCTGCAGACAGATGCTGAGGCTCGCCGCATAGCCACAGAGCTGATGCACAAGTAA